In bacterium HR11, a single window of DNA contains:
- the pyrC gene encoding Dihydroorotase, which produces MADRLLIRGGRVIDPAQDLDDVRDVLIEDGVIREVAPHIRAPADRVIEARGLVVAPGFIDMHVHLREPGEEDKETIETGTRAAAAGGFTAVACMANTNPVNDTAAVTQWVLERARAVGVVRVYPIAAVTRGLQGQELTEMGELADAGAVAFSDDGRPIRSAQVLRCALEYSRITDRVVIDHCEDPDLTQGGAMNEGYYSSLLGLPGMPPEAEAIIVARDIFLARLTEAPVHIAHVSTRAAVELVRWAKQKGLPVTAEATPHHFTLSDRAVYERPYDTNLKMNPPLRTEDDVAAVVEGLADGTIDAIASDHAPHRLDDKRVEFDSAAFGVIGLETAVALALDRLVHTGRLSLRRMVELFTVGPARVLRLPTPTVAPGRPADLTLIDPEQVWTYRVEASFSRSRNSPFDGWTFRGRAVRTIVGGRVVFEAPAQHAGGQERK; this is translated from the coding sequence ATGGCTGACCGGCTTTTGATTCGCGGCGGCCGGGTCATCGACCCGGCCCAGGACCTGGACGACGTTCGGGACGTCCTCATCGAGGACGGCGTCATCCGAGAGGTCGCTCCCCATATTCGGGCCCCGGCTGACCGGGTCATCGAAGCCCGGGGCCTCGTCGTCGCCCCCGGCTTCATCGACATGCACGTCCACCTCCGGGAACCGGGTGAAGAGGACAAGGAAACCATCGAGACGGGGACCCGGGCGGCGGCCGCCGGGGGCTTTACGGCCGTCGCCTGCATGGCGAACACGAACCCCGTCAACGACACGGCGGCCGTGACCCAGTGGGTCCTCGAACGGGCCCGGGCCGTCGGCGTCGTTCGGGTCTATCCGATTGCGGCCGTCACCCGGGGCCTGCAGGGCCAGGAGCTGACCGAGATGGGGGAGCTCGCCGACGCCGGGGCCGTCGCCTTCAGCGACGACGGTCGGCCCATCCGTTCGGCCCAGGTCCTGCGGTGTGCCCTCGAATACAGCCGTATCACCGACCGGGTCGTCATCGACCACTGCGAGGACCCCGACCTGACGCAGGGCGGCGCCATGAACGAGGGCTACTACTCGTCGCTCCTGGGCCTGCCCGGTATGCCCCCCGAGGCTGAGGCCATCATCGTCGCCCGGGACATCTTTTTGGCCCGACTGACGGAAGCGCCCGTTCATATCGCTCATGTGAGCACACGGGCGGCCGTCGAGCTCGTCCGCTGGGCCAAGCAGAAGGGTCTCCCCGTGACCGCCGAGGCGACGCCCCATCACTTCACCCTGTCGGACCGAGCCGTCTATGAAAGGCCCTACGACACGAACCTCAAGATGAACCCACCCCTCCGGACCGAGGACGACGTGGCGGCCGTCGTCGAGGGCTTGGCCGACGGGACGATCGACGCCATCGCCAGCGACCACGCCCCCCATCGCCTCGACGATAAGCGGGTCGAATTCGACTCGGCCGCCTTCGGCGTCATCGGCCTCGAGACGGCCGTCGCCCTGGCCCTGGACCGGCTCGTGCATACCGGGCGATTGAGCCTCCGCCGGATGGTCGAGCTGTTCACCGTCGGACCGGCCCGGGTCCTGCGGCTCCCGACGCCGACGGTCGCCCCGGGTCGGCCGGCCGACCTGACCCTGATCGACCCGGAACAGGTCTGGACGTATCGGGTCGAGGCGAGCTTCTCCCGAAGCCGTAACAGCCCCTTTGACGGTTGGACCTTTCGGGGCCGGGCCGTCCGGACGATCGTCGGCGGCCGGGTCGTCTTCGAAGCCCCCGCGCAACACGCGGGCGGTCAGGAACGAAAATAA